A single window of Colletotrichum higginsianum IMI 349063 chromosome 8, whole genome shotgun sequence DNA harbors:
- a CDS encoding Rhodanese-like domain-containing protein, which translates to MESSSPLAAMHRPMAMPSWGSKDLFRPRPHSFAAGPGPISLREQLQRSNDYFNVKDLQGSSPAASLAADLSQNFRLDSEASPKFPTPRRALFTSNMMGDLESHDYVTTPPLPESSPAPLNEMMDVSPLPHKLPFMTQIEITSPTPGSTPTGNEDDEMMLDSPAPISRQTSLEPPKPLVAERRKPAMRRPSLTRMKGYSTSGVPGRSNTDNQLPTFRFGENRLTHMSSALSLGECFDATSPPQERRPQTANSPTPAVPGAVRPRPQFSSLSGNRSSPFGSAHGRRPSNPFMRPRKQFRRSLSMFEHPGDVVKSKSEGGDSPPSTPESHASMDADDAQDPLLPHFLADDPTDTIPRITRETMVDLLDGKYSDRFDQKMIIDCRFEYEYEGGHIDGAVNYNSKDLLASQLFQHPMQGRTILVFHCEYSAHRAPMMARHVRSEDRTVNAEHYPRLTYPDVYILEGGYSGFFAEHRCRCYPQNYVEMSDEAHQRTCERELGRLKNPRKGFGRAQTFAFGQRESCGVDQSPTAPSRPGGLRPSVSFRQDPIAMIGNSPILGERCHARRMASY; encoded by the exons ATGGAGTCGTCTTCGCCCTTGGCCGCTATGCACCGTCCTATGGCCATGCCTTCCTGGGGAAGCAAGGATCTTTtccgacctcgccctcacagcttcgccgccggccccggccccaTCAGCCTGCGCGAGCAGCTTCAAAGGTCAAACGATTACTTCAATGTTAAGGACCTTCAAGGCTCTTCGCCCGCTGCGAGCCTGGCCGCCGATCTTTCCCAGAACTTTCGTCTGGACAGCGAAGCGAG TCCCAAGTTCCCGACGCCTCGGCGCGCCTTGTTCACGTCCAACATGATGGGTGATTTGGAGTCGCATG ATTACGTGACGACGCCTCCACTGCCCGAATCGTCGCCTGCCCCCCTCAATGAGATGATGGATgtctcgccgctgccgcacAAGCTCCCGTTCATGACCCAAATCGAGATTACGTCACCGACCCCGGGCTCGACTCCCACGGgcaacgaggacgacgagatgaTGTTGGACTCGCCAGCCCCCATTTCGCGGCAGACGTCGTTGGAGCCACCCAAGCCACTGGTAGCCGA ACGGAGAAAGCCAGCCATGCGCCGGCCCTCCCTGACTCGGATGAAGGGCTACTCAACTAGTGGCGTTCCCGGCCGTTCCAACACAGACAACCAGCTCCCCACTTTCCGATTTGGTGAGAATCGTTTGACACATATGAGCAGCGCCCTGTCCCTGGGAGAGTGCTTCGATGCCACATCCCCTCCCCAGGAACGACGACCGCAGACTGCCAACAGCCCTACTCCTGCCGTGCCTGGTGCCgttcgtcctcgtcctcagTTCTCCAGCCTTTCGGGCAACCGCAGCAGCCCTTTTGGCAGTGCTCACGGCCGCCGGCCCTCCAATCCTTTCATGCGTCCCCGCAAGCAGTTCCGCCGCTCTCTGAGCATGTTCGAGCaccccggcgacgtcgtcaagtccaAGTCGGAAGGCGGCGACTCCCCGCCCAGCACTCCCGAGTCCCACGCCAGCAtggatgccgatgatgcccAGGACCCCTTGCTGCCTCACTTCCTCGCCGATGACCCTACCGACACCATTCCCCGCATCACGAGGGAGACCATGGTGGACCTGCTGGACGGAAAGTACAGTGACCGGTTCGATCAGAAGATGATCATTGACTGCCGCTTCGAGTACGAGTACGAGGGCGGTCACAttgacggcgccgtcaaTTACAACAGCAAGGACCTCCTCGCTTCCCAATTGTTCCAACACCCTATGCAAGGGCGCACCATTCTCGTCTTCCACTGCGAATACTCTGCCCACCGCGCCCCCATGATGGCTCGCCACGTCCGCTCCGAGGACCGGACTGTCAACGCCGAGCACTACCCGCGACTTACATACCCTGACGTGTATATTCTTGAAGGAGGATACAgcggcttcttcgccgagcACCGCTGCCGGTGCTATCCTCAAAACTATGTGGAGATGTCGGACGAGGCTCACCAACGCACTTGTGAACGCGAGCTCGGCCGTCTCAAGAACCCTCGCAAGGGTTTTGGCAGAGCCCAGACGTTCGCCTTCGGCCAACGCGAGTCCTGCGGCGTGGACCAGTCGCCCACCGCACCCTCGCGTCCCGGAGGCCTTAGACCCAGCGTCAGCTTCCGACAAGATCCCATCGCCATGATTGGCAACTCTCCAATCCTCGGCGAACGATGCCACGCGCGACGCATGGCATCCTACTAG
- a CDS encoding CwfJ domain-containing protein, producing the protein MAAPKVIVLGSLNGGLQPAFTKLATLHSKNNFSFAIVTGNLFGVDDDTTVDSLLSGELKVPLPVYFTVGTTPLPPRISAKIEADEEICENLHFLGKRSITKTSEGIRIVTLGGKLDASVVGGQSKEQHLPYHTADDAKSLKGANKADILLTTVWPAGVWAGSKVALGSENQAAIESTAELVELCATLKPRYHFAASPAEFFYEREPFVHPAQEGAEDVSVTRFISMAPYGNSAKAKALYAFSLAPNETSVERPANATYTPFSPRKPKRRPEGDGSYSRFANGDDDGRHHRRGNKRRRHQSPPPGPDRCFFCLSNPNLDTHMVCSIGEDSYLATAKGPLATSQTFQEHGIGFPGHVIITPLAHTPTVYHSGVESYAPEEAEKTHKEMTRFREALQAMVSTKSSHKLGAITWEISRGRNIHAHWQFHPVPADFVYKGLVEAGFRVEAENLKYPDFENRELSYDEQADIGDYFRIWIWADDGEDRIKGSSLVMKLDPNMRFDLQYPRKVVAKLLGLEKRFVWQDCVQTKEEEERDVAALREAFKEWEFA; encoded by the exons ATGGCTGCTCCCAAGGT AATCGTTCTGGGAAGCCTCAATGGCGGGCTGCAGCCAGCCTTCACAAAGCTTGCGACGCTCCACTCAAAGAATAACTTCAGCTTCGCGATCGTCACTGGTAAcctcttcggcgtcgacgacgacaccacgGTCGATTCCCTTCTGAGCGGCGAGCTCAAGGTGCCCCTTCCCGTTTACTTTACCGTCGGTACTACGCCCCTTCCCCCGCGAATCTCCGCCAAGAtcgaagccgacgaggaaaTCTGCGAGAACCTTCACTTCCTCGGCAAGCGCAGCATTACCAAAACTTCGGAAGGAATCAGGATTGTCACTCTTGGCGGAAAACTCGATGCAAGTGTTGTGGGGGGCCAGTCAAAGGAGCAGCATCTGCCCTACCATACGGCAGATGATGCGAAGTCGCTCAAGGGCGCGAACAAGGCCGATATCCTTCTGACAACGgtctggccggccggcgtcTGGGCCGGGTCCAAGGTCGCGCTTGGCTCGGAAAACCAAGCGGCAATAGAAAGCACAGCGGAACTTGTTGAACTGTGTGCGACACTGAAGCCGCGTTACCACTTCGCCGCTTCTCCCGCCGAATTCTTCTATGAGCGCGAGCCCTTCGTTCATCCCGCTCAGGAAGGCGCAGAGGATGTCTCCGTCACTCGCTTCATTTCGATGGCACCTTACGGCAACTctgccaaggccaaggcacTGTATGCTTTCTCACTGGCACCCAACGAGACCAGCGTCGAGCGACCTGCCAACGCCACCTATACTCCGTTCAGCCCCAGGAAGCCGAAGAGACGCCCGGAGGGCGACGGTTCCTACAGCCgcttcgccaacggcgacgacgatggccgtcatcatcgacgcgGAAACAagcgccgtcgccatcagTCTCCCCCACCCGGTCCCGATCGTTGTTTCTTCTGCTTGAGCAACCCCAACCTGGATACCCACATGGTCTGCTCCATCGGTGAAGACAGCTATCTTGCTACTGCCAAGGGCCCTCTCGCTACGTCGCAGACTTTCCAAGAGCATGGCATCGGCTTTCCTGGCCATGTCATCATCACACCCCTTGCGCACACGCCGACTGTTTACCACTCCGGCGTCGAGAGCTACGCTCCTGAAGAGGCAGAGAAAACCCACAAGGAGATGACTCGTTTCCGCGAGGCACTTCAGGCCATGGTTTCAACCAAGTCCAGCCACAAGCTCGGTGCCATAACGTGGGAGATCAGCCGCGGCCGTAACATCCACGCTCACTGGCAGTTTCATCCAGTCCCAGCCGACTTCGTCTACAAAGGACTTGTCGAGGCCGGTTTCcgtgtcgaggccgagaatCTCAAGTATCCAGACTTTGAGAACCGCGAACTTTCTTACGATGAGCAAGCCGACATTGGCGACTACTTTCGCATCTGGATCtgggccgacgacggcgaggacagGATTAAGGGTTCCAGTCTCGTGATGAAGCTCGATCCCAACATGCGTTTCGACCTGCAGTACCCGCGCAAGGTCGTTGCTAAGCTTCTCGGTCTCGAGAAGCGTTTCGTTTGGCAAGATTGCGTGCagacgaaggaggaggaggagagagacgTGGCGGCCCTTCGCGAGGCTTTCAAGGAGTGGGAATTTGCGTGA